Proteins encoded within one genomic window of Ptiloglossa arizonensis isolate GNS036 chromosome 3, iyPtiAriz1_principal, whole genome shotgun sequence:
- the LOC143144759 gene encoding uncharacterized protein LOC143144759: MLEEVTNSWAIGLHSFLDVSHFKPVVSNLWDKETFNVQPLNDMKTKKSVVLLGYLILSWTILYIMYEKCLNSLLRRMRIPLVQRSRIIDAAWNCGFCFGSICYLKSSAIETINFFSEGQEVMHEELGVVLYKSFYFHRAGVEIFCHGAWTKGWANLLFASFVMNPYQEKWCTVVSTFLFYKAIDTIVVNVCRILLCVSHFSGRKLPKLFFFVHCLSWTYLYVLFVPKLMLRLEKTNYTRAEIGLWLWFIAECIDSVWLRLLGCAKATHWLEICLFPAPTREAIELAGIQKRHRDSLKKLVNRTSKKSELWQTMLCAVAIKKKLQRIRQAKQNNSESTFDSAQVKLTETETMEEKNEEGKDE; this comes from the exons ATGTTGGAAGAGGTTACAAATAGTTGGGCCATTGGCTTGCACTCGTTTCTCGATGTTTCACATTTTAAACCGGTGGTGTCAAATTTATGGGATAAAGAAACGTTTAACGTCCAACCCTTAAATGACATGAAAACAAAAAAGTCTGTCGTACTTCTTGGATACTTAATTCTGTCCTGGACGATCTTGTACATTATGTATGAAAAGTGCCTTAAT TCGCTACTTCGGCGAATGCGCATTCCATTGGTGCAACGGAGTAGGATAATCGACGCTGCGTGGAATTGTGGATTTTGCTTCGGTAGCATTTGTTATCTAAAATCGTCTGCTATCGAAACTATAAACTTCTTTTCTGAAGGACAGGAAGTTATGCACGAGGAGCTGGGTGTCGTACTATATAAAAgcttttattttcatcgggcAGGAGTAGAGATTTTCTGTCATGGAGCTTGGACAAAAGGCTGGGCAAACTTGCTTTTTGCATCGTTTGTCATGAATCCGTATCAAGAAAA ATGGTGTACGGTAGTAAGCACTTTCTTATTCTATAAAGCCATTGACACCATTGTGGTGAATGTTTGTCGAATTTTATTATGCGTATCTCACTTTAGTGGAAGGAAGCTacctaaattatttttcttcgttcattgTCTCAGTTG gACATATTTATATGTACTATTTGTGCCTAAATTGATGTTGCGGCTGGAAAAGACTAATTACACCCGGGCAGAGATTGGTTTATGGCTGTGGTTTATTGCAGAATGTATAGATTCG GTGTGGTTGAGACTTTTAGGGTGTGCCAAAGCTACGCATTGGcttgaaatttgtttatttcctGCTCCAACACGGGAAGCAATTGAACTTGCAGGAATTCAAAAACGACATAGAGATTCTTTAAAGAAATTAGTTAATAGGACATCGAAGAAATCAGAATTATGGCAAACTATGCTCT gtGCAGTAGCTATTAAGAAAAAACTTCAAAGAATTCGACAAGCAAAGCAGAATAATTCTGAATCGACGTTTGATTCTGCCCAAGTAAAATTAACTGAAACAGAAACAATGGAGGAgaaaaacgaggaaggaaaggaTGAGTAA